The window TGCTGGAAGCGCGGGGAGCCCGGCGCCGGGCCTTCGCCGGGAAAGCGTTGTCGGTGGCCTGCATCGTGGCGGGTGATCAGGTGCACGGTGGCCCCTGCGGAGCGCCTGCGTTCTGCCAGTTGTTCGGCGAAGCGGAGAGAGGGCCACATCGCGTCGTCGCCACCGGCGACGAGCAGCAGATCGGCTCGGGCCTTGTCGACGGGGATTTCCGCCGGAGGGAGCAGGTGAGCGAAGCTCCGTTCGCTGAGTTCGTACCATCCGCGGATGGCGACCGGACCACTGCCCTGGGTGACGGGAGTCCAGGAGTCATCCAGGGGGACGAAGGGCAGGGGCCGCCCACGCCAGGTCCAGGAGGAGCGATACGGGCGCTGTTTCCCATCGGAGCCCGAGCCCACATTGCACCAGACTCGCGATGTGGGTGACAGCGCGATGACCACGTCCACGCGCGGGTCGTGCACGGCCGTGAGCAGAGCTGCTTCAGCGCCCTTGGAGGCACCCATGATGCCGATACGTCGTGCTCCGCTCGCTTCGAGCAGGTCGAGGGCGGCAATGAAGGTTTCCAAGGGGATCTCACAGATTCCCGGGGACTGCCCCGGCCCGCCGAACCAGCGGATCGACAGGGCTGTCATGCCGTGCCGGGCGAGGATGCGTGCTCGGTCACGCTCGACGCGTCCGCTGGAACCGGCCAGGACCAGGACGCCGACGTCACTGCCGTGGGCGGGAGCGGCAAGGATGCCTTCCCAGGGGTGGGTCAGTTCGTGCTCGACTGCGGCCACGTGCTTCCCCGGTTCGTCGTGTAGTGATCCAAGAGCCGGCCCGTCGTGCCGGGCGGCGTGTTCCGTGCCCGGATGCCGCTCTCCGCGGTCACGTTCCCGGTACCGCAAAGGTGAGTCCGCAGGTGCCGGACTTCGATGTGCCGTCCTGTCCCGTCAGCTCCACGACGACCTGGCCTTCGGCGTCCTGGCTGTAGGCGATCGTGCAGGTCAACTGGCGCAGAGCCGCGCTGTCCAGTGCCTTCAGGGCGAAGGGCAGTCGTGTCCTGACCCTGCCCGCCGAAGAGGGCTCGACCTTGACGGTCGCGCCGGGGCGGACGGTCGGAAGCAACGTGCTCAGGCCGGCGGCGCGGTCCTTCTTCCCCGGACCGGCGAGCAACGTCAGGACGACCTTCTCCGTCGGCACCGGCCCCTCCGTCTCGCCGGTGTTCTGGTTGCCGGCGCCCGCCTCGGTGTATCCGTCGCCGAAGCCGACCGAGGGCTCGGTCGTCCGGATCACGGGGCTCAGCCCTCCGTCGGGGGAACGGAAGAAAAGCAGCATGTCCTGTTCGCGGTCGAGGAAGGCCTGGAAGCTGGCGGGGCCGCCCGCCGCGATGACGTCGGTCTCTTGGATACCGCAGCCGCCGAGCAGCGGCACGGCGGCCGCGACGGCGGTGGCGACGGCGGTCGCATGTCTGCGCGACCAGGCACGCCTCATCCGCCGGCCTCCTCCGTGTGAAGCGGTATCTCGACGGTGAAGACGGCGCCGCCCTCGGGCCGGTTCCCCGCTCGGATCGTTCCTCCGTGCAGCTTCACGTTCTCCAGGGTGATCGCCAGGCCCAGGCCGCTGCCCGCCGAGCGGGTGCGGGCCGCATCGGCCTTGTAGAAACGGTCGAAGATGTGTGGGAGCGATTCGGGACGGATGCCGGGTCCGCGGTCCATGACCTCGGTGATCAGCACGGGCGTGCCCGAGGAGAGTGACTCGGTGCGCAGGCGTACGGCGACGGGCGCGCCGCCGTGCCGCAGGGCGTTGCCGACGAGGTTGGCGATCACGACGTCGAAGCGGCGCGGGTCGAGCCGGGCCCGGATGCCGCCGTGAAGTTCGACGCGGACCCGGTCGTCGGTCCAGTGCCGGTTCTGCAGGGTCTTGCGGATGGCCTCGGCGACATCGACCTCGTCGGCGTTCAGCTCGGCCGCGCGGGCGTCGAAGCGGGAGATCTCCATCAGGTCCTCGACGAGCACGGCGAGCTTCCCGGTTTCCGCGCTGACCAGGCGGACCGCCCGGGCGGTGTCGGTGTCCAGGCCGTCCGCGTCCTCGTCGAGGACCTCGGTGACGGCGAGCATTCCGGCGAGAGGGGTGCGCAGTTCGTGCGAGACGTCGGAGGCGAAACGGCGGGCGCGTTCCTCGGCCTCGCGCAGTTCCCGTACGGAGCGCTCCAGTTGTCCCGCCGACTCGTTGAAGGTGCGTGCCAGGTCGGCCAGTTCGTCGCTGCCGCGTACCGGAATACGGGTGTCGAGTCTGCCGTTGCCCATGCTCCGGGCCGCCTGGTGCAGCTTCCTTACCGGGCGCAGCACGCTGCGTGCGGCGATCAGGCCGGGGATCAGTGCGACGGCGATGCCGGGCAGGGCGCCGTCCCGGGCGGCGATGAGGAGCGCGTCGACGTTGACCTGCTCGTCGGTCATCCGCATGACGGCGTAGAGGACGAGACCGCTGGGCAGCACGCTGTTCGGGCTTGCCTTGAAGACCATCGGCATGGCGATGGTCAGGTAGGGAACGCCGTCCTTGACGACCCGCTCGAAGCTGCCGTGGGGGTTGGCCCGCGCGGCGCGGCGCAGTTCGGGTGTGATGACGGTGGAGACGGGGTTCTCGCCCGAGGAGGCGCGCAGCGAACCGTACTCGGCGAACACCACCCAGGGGTGCGGCTTGCCCTTGCGGGCGATGTCGCGCAGGACGTCGTCCAGGTCGGGCCCTGCCTGCATGGGCAGCCCGAAGGCCGTCTGCTGTACGTGGTCGCGGAACGACGTGACCGCCGTGTCCTGTGCGGTCTTCAGGACTGCGTTGCGGGCCTCACGGTAGGTCAGTGCGGCGGTCGTGCCGGCGCTGACGGCGGCGACCAGCAGGAAGGCGAGCAACAGCCGCGTACGCAGCCCGAACGCCCTGAGGCGCGTCCGCTCGCCGGTGACTCTGCCGCCCTCTCCCGTGTCACCGCCCGGTCCTTCCTGCTTGCCGCGGCGGAGCCGACCGAGGCGGGGTCCGGTGGTCACAGCGGTCCGAAGCGGTAGCCGAAGCCCCGCAGCGTCTGGACGTAGCGGGGGCTGCCGGCTTCGTCCTCGATCTTGCCGCGCAGGCGGCGGACACACGCGTCGACCAGACGGGCGTCGGCGTGGTAGCTGTGCTCCCAGACGTGCTCCAGCAGTTGCTGCCTGCTGAACACCTGCTCGGGGGCGGCGCAGAGGTGCAGCAGGAGCTTGAGCTCGGAGGGGGCGAGGGCGAGGGGCCGACCGGCTTTGGTGATGGTCAGTCCGCCCCGGTCGATGGTGAGTTCGCCGTAGACCTCGATGGCTGGGCGGCCCGGTCCGCTGTCGTCCAGGCGGCGCAGCACGGCACGGATGCGGGCCTCGATCACCTCGGGACGGGCGGGCTTGACGATGTAGTCGTCGGCACCGGCTTCCAGGCCGATGACCACGTCGAAGTCGTCGCTGCGCGCGGTGAGCATGATGATCGGCAGCTGGCTGTGCTCGCGGACCTGCCGGCACACCTGTACGCCGTTCATTCCGGGCAGCATCAGGTCCAGCAGGAGCAGATCGGGGCGGAACTCGGCCAGCGCGGCGAGGCCGGCCTCGCCGGTCGCGGCCGCCCGTACCTCGTGGCCGCGGCGGCGCAGACCGAGTTCGACCCCTTCGCGTACGGAAGGGTCGTCCTCGATGAGGAGCACGCGGGGCATGGGCAGTTCTCCCTCTGTGGTGGTCAGGTCCGGGTCCGTCTCCGGCGTATGCCGGACAGCAGCGCTTCGACTTCGGCGAGGCGCAGCGGACGGGCGAGCAGGGCGAAGGTGAGGACGACGGCGACCGCGCCGGCAGTTGCGCCGGCCAGGGCTCCCGCCGGTGCCGCGCCCAGGGCCGCGAGATGGCCCAGTGCGGTGGCGGGGGCGGCGGCGAGCAACAGCCGTGCGTGAGCGCCGACGGCCGACGCGCGCAGAGGGCGGGCGACAGCGAGCCGGCGGCTCAGCACCAGGCCGGTCATCACCCAACCCGCGCACAGCGCGAGTGAGTACGCCGCCGCCATACCGGTGACGGCCCAGCGGGCCGGAAGCAGGTGTGCGGCGGCCAGGGACAGGCCCGCGTTCAGGGTGACGATCACGAGGTTGAGCAGGAAGGGCGTACGGGTGTCGGAGAGCGCGTAGAAGGCGCGGGACAGGACGTACTGGCCAGACAGGGCGGCGAGTCCCGGCGCGAAGGCCATCAGGATCCCGGCCATGGCCGCCGTGTCGTCGGCGCTGGTCCTGCCGTACCCGAAGACGAGGGCCATCACCGGCTGGGCGAGGGCGAACAGCGCGCAGGCGGCGGGTACGACGGCGGCGGCGCAGACGCGCAGGGTGCGGGAGACGTCTCGCCGTACGGCGTCGGTGTCCCCGTCGACGGCGGCCGCGCTCATCCGGGGCATCACCGCGGTCACCAGGGAGACCGTGATGATGCCGTGCGGTACGACCCACAGCGCATAGGCGTTGTTGTACGCGCCGTACCCGGGGCCGCCGTCGAGGCCCGCGGTGGTGGCCAGCCGGGTGGTGACCCAGTAGGCCGCCTGGTTGGCCAGGACCAGCAGCACCAGCCAGCCGGCCGCTCGCAGGGGGCGGGTCAGTCCGCTGCCGCGCCAGTCGAAGCGGGGCCGCCAGCGGAAGCGGGCCGCCCGCAGCGCGGGGACGAGGGCGAGTGCCTGGACGGCGATACCGGCGGTCGTGCCCCAGCCGAGCACGGCGGTCTCGGTCGCGGTGAGCGTGTCCCCGCCGCCCATGGCCAGGGCCAGGTACAGACCGAAGACGCTCATGACGACGACGTTGTTCAGGACCGGCGCCCACATCATCGCGCCGAAGCGGCCCCGTGCGTTGAGTACCTGTCCGAGCAGCGTGAACAGTCCGAGGAACAAGATCTGGGGCAGGCAGTAGCGGGCGAGGGCGGTGGTCATGGCCGCCTGGGGGCCGGTGTAACCGGTGTACGCGTCGACGATCGCGGGAGCCGCCCACACCGCGGTCGCGGTGATCGCCAGCAGGGCGACGACGCAGACGGTGACGAGCCGGTCGGTGTATGCGAGGCCCCCGTCGTCGTGCTCTTTGGCGGCCTTGACCAGCTCGGGCACGAAGACGGCGTTGAGCGCACCGCCGAGGAGCAGCATGTAGACGATGGTGGGGAGGGCGTTGCCCACCGCGTAGCCGTCGGCGGCCGTGCCGATGGTGCCCAGAGCTGCCGCGACCACGGCGGACCGGGCGAAACCGGTGGCCCGGGAGACGATGGATCCGGCGGCCATGACGGCACTGGCGCGTGCCGTGGAGCCGCCCTTCGCCGCTTCCGCGCCGTCCGGGCTACGTGTGCTGTCCGTACTGTCCGTGCTGCTCGGCATCGTCACCGTCGGCGTCGTCCGCTTCATCGGCGGTTCAGGTAGGCCTGGAAGGCGCGGTGAAGCGCGTGGTTGGCGCTGCCGCCCAATGGCCTCTCCCACTCCCCCAACGTCTCGACGACCTGTCCCCCGGTGCCGAGCTTCCATCGCAGCAATCCGTACGCACGTTCCTCAGGATCGAGAGTGGAGGGTATCCCGCGCATGTCGTAGACGTCGGCCCCGTGGGCCTGGGCGTCCTGCATCATCCGCCACTGCAGGGCGTTGGAGGGCCGGACCTCGCGCCGGTGGTCGGCCGATGCCCCGGTCTGGTACCAGGCCCGGCGCCCCACCGTGATCATCGTGTGTGCGGCGAGGATCTCCCCACGGTGACGGGCGAGGTACAGCTTCATCCGCCCCGGCTCCTCGGCGTTGAGCGCCGCGTACTGACGCTCGTAGTAGGCAAGCGAACGGCCGAGCCTGAAACCGTCGCGTCGCTCGGTGATGCCGAGCAGCCGGTAGAACTCGGGAAGTTCGACCGCGCTGCCCACCACCACCTCCACGCCCTCCTTCTGCGCCCGGCGCACGTTGCGGCGCCACTCCTGGTTGAGCCCGGTCCACAGGTCCTCGGTGGTGCGTCCGGCGAGCGGTACGTGGAAGACGTGCCGGGGCTGGGCGTCCCCGTCCCCTCCGGTCCCCTCCCCACCGCAGCGGTGCCAGCCGCGGGCCCGCAGCCGCTCGGCGACGGCGGTGCCGAGCGGGTCGACCTCACTGGCGAGGACATCGCCCAGGAGTCGGCCAGCGCCGGCGGCCGACTTGAGCAGGGAGGCGTCCCAGCGCCGGTAGGCGGGCGACGGGCCGATGCGCACAGCGAAGACGCCCGCGCGGCGCAGGTGTTCCAACAGCGGAACGAGCCAGCCGTCGACGTCGGGATCGCTCCAGTCGGCGACGGGCCCCTCGGGAAGGTAGGCGAAGTACTTGCGGGTGCCGGGGAACTGTCGCAGCAACACCAGGGCCACACCTGTCAGTTC of the Streptomyces aurantiacus genome contains:
- a CDS encoding acyl-CoA thioester hydrolase/BAAT C-terminal domain-containing protein; protein product: MAAVEHELTHPWEGILAAPAHGSDVGVLVLAGSSGRVERDRARILARHGMTALSIRWFGGPGQSPGICEIPLETFIAALDLLEASGARRIGIMGASKGAEAALLTAVHDPRVDVVIALSPTSRVWCNVGSGSDGKQRPYRSSWTWRGRPLPFVPLDDSWTPVTQGSGPVAIRGWYELSERSFAHLLPPAEIPVDKARADLLLVAGGDDAMWPSLRFAEQLAERRRSAGATVHLITRHDAGHRQRFPGEGPAPGSPRFQHGGTPQADALLGEAAWPHILGKLT
- a CDS encoding ATP-binding protein, whose amino-acid sequence is MTTGPRLGRLRRGKQEGPGGDTGEGGRVTGERTRLRAFGLRTRLLLAFLLVAAVSAGTTAALTYREARNAVLKTAQDTAVTSFRDHVQQTAFGLPMQAGPDLDDVLRDIARKGKPHPWVVFAEYGSLRASSGENPVSTVITPELRRAARANPHGSFERVVKDGVPYLTIAMPMVFKASPNSVLPSGLVLYAVMRMTDEQVNVDALLIAARDGALPGIAVALIPGLIAARSVLRPVRKLHQAARSMGNGRLDTRIPVRGSDELADLARTFNESAGQLERSVRELREAEERARRFASDVSHELRTPLAGMLAVTEVLDEDADGLDTDTARAVRLVSAETGKLAVLVEDLMEISRFDARAAELNADEVDVAEAIRKTLQNRHWTDDRVRVELHGGIRARLDPRRFDVVIANLVGNALRHGGAPVAVRLRTESLSSGTPVLITEVMDRGPGIRPESLPHIFDRFYKADAARTRSAGSGLGLAITLENVKLHGGTIRAGNRPEGGAVFTVEIPLHTEEAGG
- a CDS encoding response regulator transcription factor, giving the protein MPRVLLIEDDPSVREGVELGLRRRGHEVRAAATGEAGLAALAEFRPDLLLLDLMLPGMNGVQVCRQVREHSQLPIIMLTARSDDFDVVIGLEAGADDYIVKPARPEVIEARIRAVLRRLDDSGPGRPAIEVYGELTIDRGGLTITKAGRPLALAPSELKLLLHLCAAPEQVFSRQQLLEHVWEHSYHADARLVDACVRRLRGKIEDEAGSPRYVQTLRGFGYRFGPL
- the murJ gene encoding murein biosynthesis integral membrane protein MurJ — encoded protein: MAAGSIVSRATGFARSAVVAAALGTIGTAADGYAVGNALPTIVYMLLLGGALNAVFVPELVKAAKEHDDGGLAYTDRLVTVCVVALLAITATAVWAAPAIVDAYTGYTGPQAAMTTALARYCLPQILFLGLFTLLGQVLNARGRFGAMMWAPVLNNVVVMSVFGLYLALAMGGGDTLTATETAVLGWGTTAGIAVQALALVPALRAARFRWRPRFDWRGSGLTRPLRAAGWLVLLVLANQAAYWVTTRLATTAGLDGGPGYGAYNNAYALWVVPHGIITVSLVTAVMPRMSAAAVDGDTDAVRRDVSRTLRVCAAAVVPAACALFALAQPVMALVFGYGRTSADDTAAMAGILMAFAPGLAALSGQYVLSRAFYALSDTRTPFLLNLVIVTLNAGLSLAAAHLLPARWAVTGMAAAYSLALCAGWVMTGLVLSRRLAVARPLRASAVGAHARLLLAAAPATALGHLAALGAAPAGALAGATAGAVAVVLTFALLARPLRLAEVEALLSGIRRRRTRT
- a CDS encoding lipid II:glycine glycyltransferase FemX; translation: MSALLVPPSRVPQARNRGVALRTITGETYRDFLASPVGTALGAGFLQCPSWADVKEGWRAQLLGWGPAPDAGELTGVALVLLRQFPGTRKYFAYLPEGPVADWSDPDVDGWLVPLLEHLRRAGVFAVRIGPSPAYRRWDASLLKSAAGAGRLLGDVLASEVDPLGTAVAERLRARGWHRCGGEGTGGDGDAQPRHVFHVPLAGRTTEDLWTGLNQEWRRNVRRAQKEGVEVVVGSAVELPEFYRLLGITERRDGFRLGRSLAYYERQYAALNAEEPGRMKLYLARHRGEILAAHTMITVGRRAWYQTGASADHRREVRPSNALQWRMMQDAQAHGADVYDMRGIPSTLDPEERAYGLLRWKLGTGGQVVETLGEWERPLGGSANHALHRAFQAYLNRR